The following are encoded in a window of Nostoc sp. UHCC 0302 genomic DNA:
- a CDS encoding pentapeptide repeat-containing protein: MAKIQQTWQLWISGLLGKLVKRGETVESGAEVSKQFAITNSKFLWRVLITISIVATLIPVVSGTYLYGTGFGTDSNKSVTIEEVINPKDGKIIKVRKETEQFQSGKTLWDWLSLAGTLAIPVIVAILGYQFQRREQKRTEQQSNLEREIAEINSREEGIEAYIDRMSDILLDKQLSQKIKTLDFSDVRKIREKIEQDSELDTAINVARVRSSSILRRLSGDPERQTRVLYFLRDTELLKFIFIEAKLEKINLKESVLNDSNLSGAYLYDANLSGAYLYDANLSGAYLYDANLSGAHLFGANLRGANLEGTNLSGAHLIGAHLKGAILILAHLDGADFSSADLSETCFYSANLEGANLEGANLLNIIWDEHTNWKEVRGLDKARNVPKSLLSQLNSTAHPLPPPNTPPSA; encoded by the coding sequence ATGGCGAAGATTCAGCAGACTTGGCAACTTTGGATTTCTGGACTCCTTGGCAAATTGGTAAAGCGTGGAGAAACAGTAGAGTCGGGAGCAGAAGTTAGTAAACAGTTTGCGATCACAAACTCCAAATTCTTGTGGCGTGTTCTAATTACTATATCTATTGTGGCTACGCTTATTCCTGTTGTCTCAGGGACGTATTTGTATGGTACAGGATTTGGGACAGATTCAAATAAATCAGTAACCATAGAAGAAGTAATAAATCCTAAAGATGGAAAGATTATTAAGGTTAGGAAAGAAACTGAGCAGTTTCAATCAGGTAAGACTCTTTGGGACTGGTTAAGCTTAGCTGGTACATTAGCTATTCCGGTTATAGTAGCTATTTTAGGATATCAATTTCAGCGTAGAGAGCAAAAACGCACTGAGCAGCAAAGCAACCTTGAAAGAGAAATAGCAGAGATTAATTCGCGTGAAGAAGGTATAGAAGCTTATATTGACCGAATGTCAGATATATTGCTTGACAAGCAATTATCACAAAAAATCAAAACTTTAGATTTTAGTGATGTTAGAAAAATAAGAGAAAAGATAGAACAAGATTCAGAATTAGATACAGCAATTAATGTTGCTCGCGTCAGGAGTTCGTCAATATTACGGAGGTTGAGCGGTGACCCAGAGCGTCAAACAAGGGTTTTATATTTTTTACGTGATACTGAACTTTTGAAATTTATTTTTATAGAAGCAAAGCTCGAAAAGATTAACCTTAAAGAATCAGTACTAAACGATAGTAACCTCTCTGGCGCTTACCTCTATGACGCTAACCTCTCTGGCGCTTACCTCTATGACGCTAACCTTTCTGGCGCTTACCTCTATGACGCTAACCTTTCTGGCGCTCACCTCTTTGGCGCTAACCTCAGAGGTGCCAACCTCGAAGGCACTAACCTCTCTGGCGCTCACCTCATAGGCGCTCACCTCAAAGGCGCTATCCTCATACTTGCTCACCTCGATGGCGCTGACTTCTCTAGCGCTGACCTCTCTGAGACTTGCTTCTATAGCGCTAACCTCGAAGGCGCTAACCTCGAGGGCGCTAACCTTCTCAATATTATTTGGGATGAGCATACAAACTGGAAAGAAGTTCGGGGATTAGATAAAGCACGAAACGTACCTAAAAGCTTACTTTCCCAATTAAACTCAACTGCTCACCCCTTGCCCCCTCCAAATACTCCACCGTCAGCCTGA